A stretch of DNA from Scleropages formosus chromosome 13, fSclFor1.1, whole genome shotgun sequence:
ACAAGACTACTGTCCAGTACTTTGGTTGGTTCTGTTTTGCTGTGATCTTACtgaattttctttgtttcttcagaCTACCAGCGGCAGAAGGAGAGAACTGTCCACTAGAGGGCGTCGTATCGCAGTGCAGTGGGAGGGTTTGTTTCTTGGTCAGAGAAGGCGAGGTGGCTTTGGGGAGACAGATGACATCGGCAACTGCCCGCAACTGCTTCTTTTCCTTATCAGCACTACAGTGTCCGCACAGCCATTGTTCCAGACACACACGTATGTACGTGCGTAACTAAATACATTGGCAACGAGCCCCATTGTTAATCATGAACCTCTTAAACGTTTGTCACCAGAGAGATCAGTCATAGGCGGTACACTTTGGACCTCTGATATACCATATCTATTCAGGAATTCAGTGCCTTGCTGGCATGTAGAGGCCCTGTGGAGGTAGTCAATCGCTCTGGAGAGACTTCTTGCGCAAGAAATGGGTATTTGAGTATGTGTGCACACCCTTAATTGGGCCAGATCATTGTTGCACAACCTGTGAGCTGGCCTGCTTATGGTGAGTGTGTCATCTGTCAGGACGGAGCAGAGATAAAACCCTTGGTGGCTCATTCTCTATAGAGAGAGGAGCAGGAGTGAAGTTGCCTTGAGGAAGTATGCTACACCATATGGCAGCTTAacactcattttacatttatcatgTTAGTGTGTGTAGTGGGGCATTAGATTTTAACTTTGACATCCTTTTTAGATGTTCTGGATAAGAGTACCAGCACTTCTGTAGGTCATTAGGTAAATACTCAGGTCCTACTATAGTAACTACTGAGAGAAAAAGTGACACTAATAGTTCAAGGTTTCTGTTTCTAATTTTGGTTCTCGTGATGGAACATTCTAGCACTGACACCTATGTAGTATGACTAAGAAGGTGGGGTGTATGTTTTGTACTGAATTGCCCAGCATTTATACATTAAGCAATGGTGTTATAGTTACTCTTGCTGTCCACACAACTATGTCCCTTGTTCTACAGGTAGACTGCAGTGCTTTTAATAACATGGGTGTAAGTCCCAGTGAGGATTCTGttcagtgtgtgcatgttttgaTCCCATGAACATtagtacagtgacacagaaatgaAGCTTTGGcctgcagtttgttttgtacACAAAGGAACTAGATACTGATCTGCAGCATTGAATTTGTTTCCTGTTCTCTGTCTTGGTGTTGTCTTGCATTCTTTTCCCTCTTTTACCTTGTTGGTCACAATTCTCTGGAATTTCTTAAAGGCACAGTAAAGCCAAAAATTGATCACATATGTTCATTTATTgaattttacaataaataagtCAGTGTCTGTCTTTCAATGAAAATCATaagtatgtatatacatttctAACTTGAGTAACATTGGTATACATTCATATAAAGGAGGTAACCTGAGACAAAGGCAGTTCTTCTGAGGACACAGCCATCAAACCTGTTTCCTGACACTCAATCCTAGTACAAGATTTTCTCAACGGGGAACTAAAGCGACGGCCACCTCAGGCGAACGTAATAGGGATTTCATAGCAATCGGAAACATGACAGCAGGTCCAGCACCTCTGTCAAAACACTTAGTGCAAAAAGTCTGGGGTTTAAAAGTTCAGTTCCTCGCTGAATTTTTGTCTTCCATTGCTATATCATGCCTTCATTGTGCCTTTTCTGTTTGTCAAACTACAGTATTGGGGAGaagtaaatgaatataaatgtgacTGGACAGAATTTCGCCTGATCTTGTGGACTTGTGAAGGACTCTTGAGCCCCACGAGATCAGCGTCACCAAATCCTGCGCAACCTCTGTGCCGTGACAGATGAGCCGGCTTCAAGTTTGTTCAGAGTAAACAGCTTATTGCTAAATATTCTTTATACACAACCAAACTGAGCTCAGACACAACACCCACGTTGGGCTCTGACACTGTCCAGCGAGGACAAGCCGGACGGGACAGGAATGCCGCTGCCACTTCCTTGTGTCTCTGAAGATTTCTAGCCAGTTCAAACCAGTCACAACGCTGACACTACCAGAGAGAAATCCAGTCCACAAATGATCTGATATGAACGCTACATACGTGCTCTTAATCCAGTTAACATATTAACAGTTGCCCCACTCAGTGTCAATCCCCTGAGCtccacaccaccccccccacaatgTCAATGTTAGTCTAAAGAGAATGACCAAGTGAGAAAATCATCAGGAAATATGAACAAGGCACAAGTTCTAGCAATGGGTCAAAATGCatgtttggttccagagccctAAACGCAGCCCTTTCTCCAGGAGCCCTTGTGTTGTTTTCCGAGTTCCGTAACCAcgtaaacatttacaaaatcgCTTCCCCGGGGACAGCAGTAGCACCTGCCTCATGGATCTCCATCTGACAGACTCCGGTGGAGCTGCTATCGGTTCAGCTAGAGGCACCGGTGATGTTAACCGTCTGCGCCGGTCACAGCCTGGCTGGTAAAGAGATGCATTGTGGGTACTGGAGCCAGACCGGGATGCCGGGGAGGGAGCTCGGCTCCAGTCCGGCGCACGGCCCCGCTCTCAGTTGCTGTCCTCGGCCACCTCGTTCTCGCGAGGGTCCCGGCTCGAGCTCTCGTCCACGTTCTCCAGGGAGTCCGCGCGCTGGATCGTCAGCTCCGAGGGGTCCATCCGCGGCAGGTCGTTCTGCTCCGGGTACAGCCAGGGCTTGCGGTTGGGGGAGTTCTGCTCCTTCCACTCAGGGTAGTTCTGTCCCGCTTTGTGCGCACATTTCAGCACCTGCATGGGCAGAGGACGTCACGTGAGACACACTGAAATGTGCACCTTTAACCGCTGAGTGCTTCACCAGAAATATATTGCTATGACAGCTGACTCAGCAGCTCCTTaatcactgcgccccctgctgtaccCTGtgaacccacatgaacacgatGTCACTGTGGATGGATTGGAACTGTCCTCTGAGTTATATGGTACATCGGTAAACTAACGTAACAGTGCAACACCGTCAGGGAACTTCCCCTCCATTAACTCCACTTCCGGTCACATATTTgcatggtggctcagcaggtagcactggtgccccagAGCTCCTGGGCTATGGTGTCAGATCCGGGTTCAAATCAGGATCCACCTCcttggagtttggatgttctccccatggTCAGAAACAAGAAGACAATGGTCAACCAGCTCCATTACCCTCCCCAACCGCAAAAAGCACACCGACGGTCGTCATAAGTCGACTACGATCTCACTGTACCGGCCGGTTATACTCTAGTTATTTGACCGTTACCTCATTAGGACTCAGAGCTGTGTCCCAGGTTAACATGTCCTCCCCAGTGGACATCCCTGATCATCAGTCAGAAGTTTCAACAGACATCAATGGCaatattcacatttgttttcccCCTGCTGTAGGGACACAGTCCCTCCTATGTTCATGAGCCAGTATGCCAGAGAATCTTATTTCGTAACCCAAGaaaaagttcagaaaaaaatatcagaTTCCTTCAGCTGAGAACCTGTAACACAAGCGTATGGAGGAAAATGCGGTAAAAGTGCTCGGTCATGGACACGAATCTCAGTTTCTCATAACATGCCCTAGATGCACGGTTTTGGGCTGTACGAGTCATGCTGAATGAGACCGAAAAACCAGCCGGACCAGTTCAACAGCTGCACATTGTTTCCATTTCAGATcactttgtgaaaaaaaaaatacagtaaatgaagtGGGTGACCATTGTCATCATGGACACGTGAAACCTCGCACCTTGGACTGAGAGCTCACCGCTTCCATCACTGAAGCGCACATTTCTCACCACCTTACAGGCTTCAAAGGAAACTTCACAGGTGAacgagggggggaaaaagaaaaaaaaaaaaaaaccatttcagtaatttaaaaatttattccaAATTTAATTTAGACAGAGGCTATAAGTTTACTCTGCAGGCTTCTAGTTTACTCTGACATTTACTCGTTCAGCAGACACTCCTCtcctaagcttcttacaatgatttacccatttatacagccggtatcaattcagggtaagtgccttgatcgaGGGGACTACAGCTgtaggagggatttgaacctgcaaccttcagatccaaagggcTGCTCTACCCGACGCCCCAAATTTCTTTATTCatatatgcattcatttatagGACAGGCTAAGAGCCCTACAGTCAAAGTGGACCCACGGAGACCCCTCACGTGGTTGTCCCAGTAGGGGAGGGTACAGGAGTGGTTTACCACAGCCTTCTACCGCACAGGTCTTTGAGtggtgggagaaaacccacaccaacacaggaagaacacacaaacttcCCGGGTTTGAACCCGAATCCAAATGCGGATTTCAGGAGTTCTTCCAGCCTGAACAATGGCTGCTGAACTTCTGCAGGAGAGTTcagaaccccccaccccacacataCAGAGGCCCAACACAAAGTactaattatttacacatttatagaactgggtcatttttactggagcaattcagggtaagtaccttgctcaagggtactacagctgaaagtgggattcaaacttgcaacctttgggtccaaaggcagcaactctaaccactttgTACCAGCTGCTCTCACATGGTACTTAAGAGCTGAATATCCTGCAATCAGCACAGCAAAAGGGCCAAACACTCACTTTGGGAGCCACAACCTGCGACGCTTTGTTCACCACCCACTTTGGAAGGGATCCTGGAGAAGAAAGAGACCAAAGGTCAGCGTGAGGACCAAGTCAACGGGGCTCAGAGGGCAGAGACGTCACCAGCCCACGCGTGTAAACTGCATCGTGGGAGCAGTTAGCGAATACACTGGGCACACGCTAACCATGTTTGCGCAGGAGTGGGAGGGAGAGCCGAGCCTCACCTTTGGGGTCGGCCTGAGACAGGTAGGTGAAAATGCAGCTGCTCGGCCCCGTGACCTTCAGCATGTAGCCCGTGATGACGGAAACGGCTCGCACCAGGTCCTTGCGGGGAGGGAATTTCTGCAAGCAAGAACAGCAAGCGCCCGTGTTCACTAACACATCTCCAATGTACTTGGTTACTGTTGCCATGTCatccagtggggggggggggtggacagGGAGCTCCTAGCAATTAGACTTACTGGGTGTTTGACGGAGTAGTTAACGATCAGGTACTCATCATCCGTCACCATCCAGGAGCGGAGCGTCACCACGTCGCGGTTCTTCAGCGGCTTGGGGCAGAGCCCTGAAAGCAACAGGTCGTCATGGTGACCACGGAGCAAGACCACGCCCACAGGAAATTGACTCTGCAGCATCACCCTGCTGTCCACGATGCCCCGGGATGGACCAGAGGAAAGCGAGGCGCAAGATGGGCTGCTAGGTGAACGCACTCCTTTGATCAACCTATTGACAGTCATTCACCTGGTGCTTTTGGACTCAACTGGTACCATGTGGCTGAAGGGTCGATGACTGAAATGGTACGGTGAGTTAGTATGGaaatggagtttgcatgttctccctgtgtctgtgtgggtttcctctgggtgctctggtttcctcccacaatcgaaagacatgctgttcaggttcccccacagtgtgtaagtgacagagtgtgtgttccactggtgtacggacgagtgacccagtgtaagtagtgcatctagcactggaagtcaccacggtgaataaggtgtgtggcctgatacatagagttcattggaagctgctctggagaaaagcatctgctaaataaataatgtaaaataaatgaatgtaaataaaagaatcCAAGGTAATAAGGAGCCTAGTGCATGATGGGAACTAGTGGCGCACTGGATCTGGGGACGGGGCAAAGGCATTGGGGATGGAGGTGCGGCAGGCGGGCGGCGCGACTCACAGGCATAGTAGCCGACATCGGCGTTGGCGGTCAGGCGGGCGATGTCGAAGCTCTCCAGCACCGTGGGATCCCACTTCTTGCGGTACTGCGAGTCATGGAGGACATCGTACATGGTGGCCGCCGACACGTCCTTGATGACCATGCAGCACTGCGATCGACACGACGGGAGGAGTGGTCAGTAAAAGAGAGCCAGGATGAGTCATTCTGTGCCGCGTCCAACCCGATGGACCAACCGTTTGTCCCGGAGACACATTTAAAGGGGTGAAATGTGAAGAACACCCAACTTGCAAATACGAGTCAGAGCAGCgagcaacacacacatagacactcAGCAACAGCCTTACTAAAAATGTCCCTGTGAACACACACCTTTACAGGTGAGTCACTCTTACACTGAATGAGAATCATCGTGTTGGACAAGGAGACGCCTATAGTTTGTGGAGTGAGGAAGGTGGAATTTGACACATCTTGTCCCCCTAGATACGAGGTGTTAGCGGCCCTCACTTTAccttaaagaaaatattataattcAACCTTCAAAACATATGGCAGCAGAAGTAACAGAACCAAACAGGAAGTGAAGGGGAGTGTTGAGATGTTTCTAGAACTCAACCTGATCTTGTTCAGTGTAGGTATGTTatggaagaagaagaatcagaatcagaatgagctttattgccaagtatgttcacacatacaaggaatttgtcttggtgacagaaacttccacagcacagatagaatgacagtgacaagacagataaGAAGATAGGATGTcaatgaaggataaaaatatagaaaaatataaagtacccaatatacaaaaatagtcactagacattgtatgtatgtacaggtatgttttatacaaatgcaagggagtgtaagagataTGATAaacagatataaatataaaatagcGTTgcgtattgcactggtttactctctaggggggatttagttgtatttagctgttcatgaggtagatggcctgaggaaagaaacttttcttgtgcctggctgtcctggtgctcagtgttTGTTGAGTGAATGTTGAGATGTTTCTAGAACTTAACCTGATCTTGTTCAGTGTAGGTACATTGTAGAAGACGAAGCTGTGTTGGTGTTTCTGGAACTCACCTTGATCTTGTGCACCTTCAGCCCTTGGTTCCTGTTGTTCTCCGTGGCCATGAGGGTCTCCACCCACACCTCCATGCCGTTCTTGTCGTACTTCTTGATCCAGTTCTCGGTGGAGAGACACTGCCGTCTGAAGTCGGCAAACACCGCGTCGTCCGGAATCACCTccgacatgatgatgatgatgtcgcTCGGCGTCCAACTGAGGCTTTTTACTAAAAGCGGCTCCGCAGCGAGACCCGAGCGACCGACCGGTGTCCTCGCGCACAGGTGACCCTCCAGCCAGGTGTGTGTTCCCCCTGGGCTCGAGCGCTTATGAAACAGCCCGAACCGTCAGATCAAGACAAACTGGATTTTTGT
This window harbors:
- the stard14 gene encoding START domain containing 14, with amino-acid sequence MSEVIPDDAVFADFRRQCLSTENWIKKYDKNGMEVWVETLMATENNRNQGLKVHKIKCCMVIKDVSAATMYDVLHDSQYRKKWDPTVLESFDIARLTANADVGYYAWLCPKPLKNRDVVTLRSWMVTDDEYLIVNYSVKHPKFPPRKDLVRAVSVITGYMLKVTGPSSCIFTYLSQADPKGSLPKWVVNKASQVVAPKVLKCAHKAGQNYPEWKEQNSPNRKPWLYPEQNDLPRMDPSELTIQRADSLENVDESSSRDPRENEVAEDSN